In Prunus dulcis chromosome 1, ALMONDv2, whole genome shotgun sequence, the following are encoded in one genomic region:
- the LOC117627682 gene encoding calcium-transporting ATPase 8, plasma membrane-type-like — protein sequence MGLVTKVTRFGYWEEGGNVAAVVMVNIIVKAICEYSQSLIHNVKEEGRNMHLKVVRGGRHVEVSICDIVVGDVIPLNIGDQVPAYGILITAQPLSIDTSRVNGDSNIVSLHASSGASRLKPGSKIADGSGTMLVTSVGICTKSELSQEIGNKRTFKEVLKAVATSIGNVGLAVAFIAMMFLLLRWFTGHNLDGSPKFIGVKTKPRDVIEEVNQIIIAACTIAVAAVPQGLPLAVTLIIVSATKRMVADNAFVRRPIAFGNMAFAKNLLCDKTGLTLNEMSVVQAYAGGKKIDPSDNNTPYLSLKLSSLLTEGIAQNTYVPESGGVDVSGSAIEKAILRWGIKLGMNFEDIRSQSSVLNVVPFNSEKKRGAVALRLPDSQVRVHWKGVPEILLCSCTKYIDANDHLVAMNDDKLMFFKKAIDEMAAGGLDCLAIAYRSYEFQNVPTDPELLAQWELPEDDLVLLAIVGIGDLSQPGVKEKVQLCQRGGVKVRMVTRDNLPTAKATALECGIFDSDADANMPNHLFDGRVFRELTDGQRQECAQKIKVMAWCSPDVKILFVQALKKIREMVAVTGNVTDDAHALHQADIGFAMGIRGTEVAKESSDIIILDDNFATCVKAFKWGRSVHPIIIKFMQLQLTVNVVALTTNFMAAVFYGHVPLNAVQLLWVNLLIVALVPLSAVTKPPADELTSGLLIEPGQPVKRYVKWKKLLFQGVYQIVAILIINFQGRSLLKSYNRSHAIKVKNTMIFNTFVVCQIIHQLGARKKGMLSKPKKWITSNYLFMGIVGTILISQVIRNI from the exons GTTACAAGGTTCGGATATTGGGAAGAGGGAGGTAACGTTGCCGCTGTGGTTATGGTGAACATTATTGTGAAAG CAATTTGCGAATACAGCCAATCTCTGATCCACAATGTAAAGGAGGAAGGGAGGAATATGCATTTGAAG GTTGTTAGAGGTGGTAGACACGTTGAGGTTTCAATATGTGATATTGTTGTTGGCGATGTTATTCCCCTTAACATTGGTGACCAG GTCCCTGCTTATGGTATTTTAATCACTGCGCAACCCCTCTCCATAGATACCTCACGTGTGAATGGAGACAGCAACATTGTAAGCCTTCATGCTTCTTCTGGAGCCTCTCGTTTAAAGCCTGGCTCGAAAATAGCGGATGGGAGTGGTACCATGCTG GTAACGAGTGTTGGAATATGTACTAAATCGGAACTTTCACAAGAGATCGGTAACAAAAGAACATTCAAG GAGGTCTTGAAAGCGGTTGCTACTTCCATTGGTAATGTTGGACTTGCAGTAGCTTTTATTGCCATGATGTTCCTTTTGCTCAG GTGGTTTACTGGCCATAATTTAGATGGAAGTCCCAAGTTCATCGGGGTCAAGACTAAACCTCGAGACGTCATAGAAGAAGTCAATCAAATTATAATCGCTGCT TGTACTATTGCAGTGGCTGCCGTACCTCAAGGGCTTCCCTTAGCTGTTACCTTAAT CATTGTCAGCGCAACAAAAAGAATGGTGGCAGATAACGCCTTT GTACGGAGGCCAATTGCTTTTGGAAACATGGCCTTTGCTAAAAATCTCCTATGTGACAAGACTGGATTGACTTTGAACGAG ATGTCTGTGGTTCAGGCTTATGCCGGTGGGAAGAAAATCGATCCTTCTGACAATAATACGCCGTACTTGTCTCTGAAGCTATCATCTTTACTTACTGAAGGAATTGCGCAGAACACATATGTGCCtgag AGTGGTGGTGTTGATGTTTCTGGATCAGCCATTGAAAAGGCAATTCTGCGTTGGGGAATCAAG CTTGGAATGAATTTTGAAGACATCAGATCTCAGTCTTCAGTTCTTAATGTGGTCCCTTTCAAttcagagaaaaaaagaggcGCCGTTGCACTTCGATTG CCCGACTCTCAAGTTCGTGTACACTGGAAAGGAGTTCCTGAAATACTCTTGTGTTCATGTACAAAGTATATTGATGCTAATGATCATTTGGTAGCAATGAATGATGATAAG CTAATGTTTTTTAAGAAAGCTATTGACGAAATGGCTGCTGGAGGTTTGGATTGTCTTGCTATTGCATATAGATCATATGAATTTCAAAACGTTCCAACAGATCCTGAACTACTAGCTCAGTGGGAATTACCTGAGGATGACCTTGTTTTACTAGCTATCGTCGGAATAGGG GATCTTTCTCAACCAGGGGTCAAGGAGAAGGTGCAACTATGCCAGAGGGGTGGCGTTAAG GTACGCATGGTTACTCGTGACAATCTTCCAACTGCGAAAGCAACTGCTTTGGAATGTGGCATATTTGATTCTGATGCAGATGCTAATATGCCAAATCATCTCTTTGACGGAAGAGTGTTTCGTGAACTGACTGATGGGCAAAGACAAGAATGTGCTCAGAAGATTAAG GTCATGGCATGGTGTTCCCCCGATGTCAAGATTTTGTTTGTGCAAGCACTGAAGAAAATCAGAGAGATGGTTGCCGTCACTGGAAATGTCACCGACGATGCTCATGCACTACATCAG GCCGACATTGGTTTTGCTATGGGTATCCGAGGGACTGAAGTTGCTAAAGAGAGTTCGGATATAATTATCTTGGATGATAATTTTGCTACGTGTGTAaag GCTTTTAAATGGGGGCGATCTGTACATCCAATTATCATCAAGTTTATGCAGTTGCAGCTTACAGTCAATGTTGTAGCACTAACTACCAATTTCATGGCTGCAGTTTTCTATGGTCACGTCCCATTAAATGCTGTTCag CTTCTCTGGGTGAACCTACTCATAGTAGCTCTTGTACCACTATCAGCGGTTACTAAACCTCCAGCAGATGAACTGACGTCGGGACTCCTTATCGAACCTGG ACAACCTGTTAAAAGATATGTAAAGTGGAAGAAACTGCTTTTTCAG GGCGTGTACCAAATTGTTGCCATTCTTATCATCAATTTTCAAGGACGGAGTTTACTGAAAAGTTATAACCGCAGTCATGCCATCAAAGTGAAGAACACAATGATATTTAATACATTTGTTGTTTGTCAA ATTATACATCAATTGGGAGCTCGAAAGAAGGGTATGCTATCGAAGCCTAAGAAGTGGATTACTTCAAACTATCTCTTTATGGGAATAGTGGGAACAATCCTCATAAGTCAGGTTATTAGAAATATTtag
- the LOC117614217 gene encoding plant intracellular Ras-group-related LRR protein 6-like, with protein sequence MMYEQQQHQQQMRMDTKKKAAHERKKSMDEERLEIVDLSGMSLDALPNPSLNLGTICKLDLSNNNLQNIPESLTARLLNVLVLDMHSNQLKSLPNSIGCLSKLKVLNVSGNLLAFLPKTIENCRSLEDLNANFNKLSLLPDTIGFELHNLKKLSVNSNKLVFLPRSLTHLSSLRVLDARLNCLRSLPEDLENLINLEILNVSQNFQYLETLPYSIGLLMSLVELDVSYNKITALPDSIGCLKKLQKLTVQGNPMSSPPPEVFEQGLHSVKEYLSEKMNGGHKSPPKKKSWMGKLVKYGTFNGARSVSREEKEGFIMPEYRSIDGLASPRYMGMFSPRRLFSPRHYFTR encoded by the exons ATGATGTACGAACAGCAACAGCACCAGCAGCAAATGAGAATGGATACCAAGAAGAAAGCTGCTCATGAGAGGAAAAAGTCAATGGATGAAGAGAGGCTTGAGATTGTGGATTTGAGTGGGATGTCTCTTGATGCCCTGCCTAATCCTTCCCTTAATTTGGGAACTATTTGCAAGCTTGATCTTTCCAATAACAATCTTCAG AACATACCAGAATCCTTGACAGCAAGGTTACTAAACGTGCTAGTGCTGGACATGCATTCAAATCAGCTGAAATCTCTTCCAAACTCAATTGGTTGTTTGTCCAAGCTTAAGGTCCTCAATGTTTCTGGAAACCTTCTTGCATTTCTCCCAAAAACCATTGAAAATTGCAG GTCATTGGAAGATCTGAATGCCAACTTCAACAAGCTGAGCCTGCTCCCAGACACCATTGGTTTTGAGCTCCACAACCTCAAGAAGCTATCAGTGAACTCCAACAAGCTTGTCTTCCTACCACGCTCCCTCACCCACCTGTCTTCTTTGCGCGTACTAGACGCTCGTCTCAACTGCCTCAGGTCCCTCCCTGAAGATCTTGAGAACCTTATCAACCTTGAAATTCTCAATGTGAGCCAAAACTTCCAGTACCTCGAAACCCTACCATACTCCATTGGCCTCCTCATGTCTCTTGTTGAATTGGACGTCAGCTACAACAAGATCACGGCTCTACCAGACTCCATCGGATGCCTCAAGAAGCTTCAGAAGCTTACTGTACAAGGCAATCCTATGTCTTCGCCTCCTCCTGAGGTGTTTGAGCAAGGATTGCATTCAGTGAAGGAGTACCTTAGTGAGAAAATGAATGGGGGACACAAGAGCCCACCCAAGAAGAAGTCTTGGATGGGCAAGTTGGTCAAGTACGGCACATTCAACGGGGCTCGAAGCGTATCCCGGGAGGAGAAAGAAGGGTTCATCATGCCCGAGTATCGCTCCATCGACGGCCTTGCTTCCCCGAGGTACATGGGGATGTTCTCACCACGTCGCCTCTTCTCTCCCCGTCATTACTTCACTCGGTGA